In one Cyclopterus lumpus isolate fCycLum1 chromosome 24, fCycLum1.pri, whole genome shotgun sequence genomic region, the following are encoded:
- the LOC117727049 gene encoding zinc finger protein 106-like, whose product MSYSLMTVCRCTGGHDDMVMCMAVHKSVVYTGCYDGSVQAVKLNLMKNYRCWWQNCALIFGTTEHLLQHLVGDHSNLNMQAIRCRWRGCSDFFDTNQSVQQKLPEHMQTHVDNDSKVQPDNSCGEDMQQIRVDIG is encoded by the exons ATGAGCTACAG TCTCATGACCGTCTGCAGGTGTACGGGGGGTCACGATGACATGGTGATGTGCATGGCCGTACATAAGAGTGTG GTCTATACGGGCTGTTATGATGGCAGTGTTCAAGCGGTGAAGCTCAACTTGATGAAGAACTACCGCTGCTGG TGGCAGAACTGCGCTCTGATCTTCGGCACGACGGAGCATCTTTTGCAGCACCTCGTCGGTGATCACAGCAACCTGAACATGCAAGCGATCAGATGTCGGTGGAGAGGCTGCAGCGACTTTTTTGACACAAATCAGTCTGTTCAGCAG AAGCTGCCTGAACACATGCAGACCCACGTGGATAACGACAGTAAAGTGCAGCCTGACAACAGCTGCGGTGAAGATATGCAGCAGATACGGGTTGATATCGGTTGA